Proteins from a genomic interval of Paenibacillus sp. RC334:
- a CDS encoding GntR family transcriptional regulator: MEEQRVGSLRFLIDFSQPLYEQILNQVRSSIAKGEIEMGSKMPSVRDLAQELRMNPNTVMRAYQELERDGLTEKRRGLGTYVTSSSERVDSFREQLALTYIDQFLGQMSSLGLSWEDVQRYIGSKQNGKDDEGGEGA, from the coding sequence ATGGAAGAGCAAAGGGTTGGCTCGCTTCGGTTTTTAATTGATTTTAGCCAGCCATTATATGAACAAATATTAAATCAGGTACGAAGCTCCATTGCCAAAGGGGAGATTGAAATGGGAAGCAAAATGCCGTCCGTTCGTGATCTGGCACAGGAATTGCGTATGAATCCGAATACTGTGATGCGGGCGTATCAGGAGCTGGAGCGGGACGGACTGACTGAGAAGCGGCGCGGCTTGGGAACCTATGTTACGTCGTCCAGTGAGCGGGTAGACAGCTTTCGGGAACAACTGGCCCTGACGTATATAGATCAGTTCCTGGGACAGATGAGCAGTCTGGGGCTGTCATGGGAGGATGTACAGCGGTATATAGGAAGCAAACAGAACGGGAAAGATGACGAAGGAGGCGAAGGGGCATGA
- a CDS encoding ABC transporter ATP-binding protein: MTESIVVASHLTKQYESKKALDHLDVVIPAGRIVGVLGPNGCGKSSLFRAITGLIRPDGGELYVLGQKPGWETNRGISYLPDRARWYPNHTVQQTLEWGQSFLPGFNMKDAHKLADHMDVELELKMTGLSRGQEARVLLILCLAREVPLMILDEPFAGIDVLSREAIVAGIIDYLEDRQQSILMSTHDIQEVEGLFDYTIMMDRGRVIWSGDSDDLRGEHGSLNQVFRNLYKKEWKA; encoded by the coding sequence ATGACGGAATCTATTGTGGTTGCGAGTCATCTGACGAAGCAATATGAAAGTAAAAAAGCGCTGGACCACTTGGATGTCGTCATTCCGGCGGGACGCATTGTAGGGGTGCTTGGACCCAATGGTTGCGGGAAGTCAAGCTTGTTTCGGGCGATCACCGGATTGATTCGGCCGGACGGAGGCGAGCTTTACGTGTTGGGGCAAAAGCCCGGTTGGGAAACCAACCGTGGCATATCCTACCTGCCTGACCGGGCCCGCTGGTACCCCAATCATACGGTGCAGCAGACACTGGAGTGGGGACAGTCCTTTTTGCCCGGCTTTAATATGAAGGATGCGCATAAGCTGGCTGATCATATGGACGTAGAGTTGGAGTTGAAAATGACCGGGTTGAGCCGCGGGCAGGAGGCCCGTGTGCTGCTGATTCTGTGTCTGGCGCGTGAGGTTCCGCTTATGATCCTGGATGAACCCTTTGCTGGCATTGATGTCCTTTCCAGAGAAGCAATCGTGGCCGGTATTATTGATTATTTGGAGGATCGGCAGCAATCCATACTCATGAGTACACATGATATTCAGGAAGTGGAAGGTTTATTTGATTACACGATTATGATGGACCGCGGACGGGTGATATGGTCCGGTGATTCGGATGATCTACGTGGAGAGCATGGATCACTGAATCAGGTGTTCCGCAATTTGTACAAAAAGGAGTGGAAGGCGTGA
- a CDS encoding ABC-2 transporter permease, with protein sequence MNSSGLFKDLIRHEFRNKGSWRKQSRNRLPRTWRLVYFSLFLIAAFVISLYFALHNQLELTRLWYVTLGLPYMIIFMGVGSLRREWENDTYGWWLTLPYPRMWLISAKWIAAILQAMVVTLFLFVVGSLYALFISSTIQPYTFADAASFIIAGLNWFVMIIAFTPFVIALGLLTASTKYSTLRPISPILWILLMGGGSVFYWSGDQGLYEQFDHVQTGQWFPFTWHFPVAVLISWVAAYALIRLNAYLLEKRLSI encoded by the coding sequence GTGAATTCATCAGGGCTGTTCAAAGATTTGATACGCCATGAATTTCGAAATAAAGGAAGCTGGAGAAAGCAGAGCCGCAATCGACTGCCCAGAACGTGGAGACTTGTATATTTCTCACTATTTCTAATTGCGGCGTTCGTTATTTCCTTGTATTTCGCGCTTCACAACCAACTCGAATTGACAAGGCTGTGGTATGTCACCCTAGGCTTGCCGTACATGATCATTTTCATGGGTGTGGGAAGTCTGAGAAGAGAATGGGAGAATGACACCTACGGATGGTGGCTGACCCTGCCCTATCCGCGCATGTGGCTGATTAGCGCCAAATGGATTGCTGCTATTTTACAAGCCATGGTCGTGACATTGTTCCTGTTTGTGGTAGGTTCTCTGTACGCGCTGTTCATCTCATCAACCATCCAGCCTTATACGTTTGCGGATGCAGCGTCCTTTATTATAGCTGGATTGAACTGGTTTGTGATGATTATCGCTTTCACACCGTTTGTTATTGCGCTGGGTCTGCTGACGGCCAGTACCAAATACAGCACTTTGCGGCCGATTAGCCCGATACTGTGGATTCTTTTGATGGGTGGTGGGAGTGTCTTTTATTGGTCAGGCGATCAGGGGCTTTATGAGCAGTTTGACCATGTTCAGACAGGACAATGGTTTCCTTTTACTTGGCATTTCCCGGTTGCGGTGTTGATCAGTTGGGTTGCTGCATACGCATTAATCCGCTTGAACGCTTATTTGCTGGAGAAAAGGCTGTCAATTTAG
- a CDS encoding cytochrome c biogenesis protein CcdC produces MATIFIYALLAVLVGLMIWLRTKRRGGPVKGNGVRLLLPLFIAFPLMMMSVYQLMHIPGQTHALPAFWELLAAGLLGAVFGYVILLHTAYERRDDGHIYPKPNQYFKYIIISIILLRVVLTQYLSSLGTTEISLLAITMAVVYISIWRIGSFVKFRRTLSV; encoded by the coding sequence ATGGCGACGATATTCATCTATGCATTGTTGGCTGTTTTGGTGGGGCTGATGATCTGGTTGAGAACCAAAAGACGAGGGGGGCCGGTCAAAGGAAACGGAGTGCGTCTTTTGCTTCCCTTGTTTATAGCATTCCCACTCATGATGATGTCTGTGTACCAATTGATGCATATTCCCGGCCAAACGCATGCGCTTCCCGCCTTTTGGGAGCTGCTGGCTGCCGGGCTGTTAGGTGCGGTGTTTGGTTACGTCATTCTGCTGCATACGGCATATGAGAGACGGGACGACGGACACATTTATCCCAAGCCGAACCAATATTTTAAATACATTATTATCTCCATTATTTTGCTTCGCGTCGTTTTGACCCAGTATCTTAGTAGCTTGGGTACGACCGAGATTAGTCTACTGGCGATTACGATGGCGGTCGTCTACATCTCCATCTGGCGGATTGGGAGCTTCGTTAAGTTTCGGAGAACGTTATCGGTATAA